The Morganella morganii sequence CACCAAAGACGGCGAGCATATCACGGCGAGCCTGATGGTCTGGGCGGCAGGTATCAAAGCGCCTGATTTCCTGAAAGAGATTGGCGGGCTGGAAACCAACCGTATTAATCAGCTGGTGGTCAAACCAACACTCCAGACCACCCGTGATGACGCAATTTTCGCTATCGGTGACTGCTCATCCTGCCCGAAAAAAGAGGGCGGATTTGTTCCGCCGCGCGCGCAGTCAGCACATCAGATGGCGACCCGCTGCTATCACAACATCCTTGCGGTACTCAATGATAAGCCGCTGAAGGATTATGTGTTTAAAGATCACGGCTCACTGGTTTCCCTCTCCCGGTTCAGTACGGTCGGGAGCCTGATGGGTAACCTGATGCGCGGGAATATGATGATTGAAGGGCGTATTGCCCGTGTGATGTATATTTCTCTGTATCGTATGCATCAGATTGCGCTGCACGGTTATATTAAAACCGGGCTGATGATGCTGGTTGGCGGTATAAACCGGATTATCCGTCCGCGGCTGAAATTACATTAATTGATCTTCCCCAAAAATGACGCTTCCGGGCGTCATTTTTTATAATAATAAACCCTGCTCAGAACAGGGAAATATACATTGTACAGATTTGATATAAAGCCGGAAAATGCATTATTTAACAGGAGTTCAGTATCATCACTAACAGATAATTCCGGTGGTAATGAACAAAATAAGGCAGATACTGCTCTTTATTAATTATTGTTGATCGTTGTCAGTACACACACAGTCAGGTTGAATTAATAAATTACAGGGACAGAATTATTGTTTCATCATTATTATTTAACTTTTATTTAGCGGTGCTGTGGGAATATAGTCCGGTAAGATTAATCGTTAAAAATAAAACCGGGTTTGATAGGAATAATCCCAATTATTACCGCTGGATATTTATATAATTTGACAATGAATAAAAATGAACGAAAACCATTATCACGAATAACATTCACAGGGCTTGTGCTTCTGTTTGTTATTTTTGCGGTAATCATTTCTTTTGCTGTGACAAAGAATAAACATCCCGCTGTTGCTGAGGTTCTCTCATCCGAACCTATCATGGCAACGGTGCCTGTACGCCATGAATACTGTGACCTGACAACCATGCCGGGTCCGTACAAGCGTGAACTCCTGGATATCGTCCACCCGACTGAGCAGGTCTGCACCCCGTACCTGCTGTATGAAACCCTGCTGCATGCACCGAAGGTGTACGGTGGCCCGACATACCGCTCCTGTACGACGGCATACACCTATGAGCACCGGATTGTCGGCTATGATGTGGTGTATAGAATCAATGACACCGTCGGTAAGGTCAGAATCAATTATAATCCGGGTGATGTCATGCCGGTGGATAATACCGGGCGGCTGATCATTTTACCCGGGCTGAATACAGTAAAATAAAGTGTGTTACAGACAAAAAATAAGAATACCGGTTTATGTCATAAACCGGTATTCACCACGTTTTTTATTTAATGTAACCGGAAATTAAACCCAGCCCTTCTGACGAAACTGCTTTAATACCGCCACAAATTGCTGCATCTCTTCCGGCGTGCCTAATGTCAGGCGGCTCCAGCCGGTTACCGGCGGAAATTCACGGCCGACCATTATATGGTTTTCTTTCATCCGCTGCTGATAGGTTTTTACATCTCCGGTCACCTTATGGAAGATGAAATTAGCCTGTGAGGGCGCATAAGGCAGATTTAATTCCTTCAGTGCGGCAACCACAATTTCCCGTGAAACATCCGTTGAATGGCGGCTGTAATCAATAAACGGTTTATCATTCAGGGATGCCAGTGCGGAAACTGCACCTGCTATATTAGTATTATCGATAGAATTGAAAATATTTACCTGTTCCGTTACTGCCGGTACGGAAATACCGTAACCGACACGAAGCCCGGCCAGGGCAAATATTTTCGAGAAAGTGCGTGTCACGATAATATTGGATTTTCCGGCAGCCACCCATTCAACCGCACTTTTAAATTGCGGATCAGACACAAATTCCGCATATGCCTCATCAATAATAAAATTCTGCTGCGGCGGTGCCTGGTTTACCCACTGTGCGAGTTGTGATGCCGGGGTGATCATAGCGGTCGGGTTATTCGGGTTACAGATATAGATAACGGAATGACCGGCAAAGTTATCGGCGATCGCCTGCATGGCTGTGAGGTCGAAAGAGAGATCGGCTTTCAGCGGCACTTTGACAATATTGACGCCCAGCGGCTCAGCATACAGTTCGGCATAATTGAATGTCGGATCCGGTACAATCAGCTGCACCGGCTGCTGTTTTTTCTGTGCATCCGCCACCAGCATCTGCACAGCCGCCTGAATGGTTTCTGAGGAACCATTTCCGAGGCTGATGTGTTCCGGTGTCAGTGAGAAATGCGCGGCAATCTGCTCAATCAGCGCTTCGCGGGCAGCATCCGGATAGCGGAATGCGCCGGGAAGGGCGTCAATAATCGCCTGACGGGCTTTCGGAGACATCCCCAGTGAGTTTTCATTGAAGTTCAGCAGCAGCGGATTTTCCGCGCTGAGCGGCGCTGCTTTGGTTGTTGGTGAGACAGTACCGGTGGCGGCCTGACTGGTGGTGACCAGAGAGGCGGCGGTTAATCCGCCGAGCGCGATCCCTGTTGATTTCAGAAACGAACGACGATCCATAGTATTTACCCTGTTGTTGTCATTATATTTTGGTAAATACTAACCGAACTAATAATCACCTTGCAAATTAATATTCACAATAAATGGATTTTTATTCATTTTTAAGGTACCGGCCGAAACCGGCACCTGACAGAGAGGATGTTGTACGTTATACCGGATGAGCGGCAAATGCAGTCAGTAAATCCGCGATAAACTCAATGCGTTTGGTGCGGTCGGTCAGGTCACAGATAAATTTCAGTTTTGACGGGCCGTCCAGCCGGTACTGTTTCGGGTTATTTTGCAAAAGCCCGATAAGATACGCCGGGTCGACATGGTTTTTCTCACTGAACTCAACAAAACCGCCTTTCTCCTGCGCCTCAATCCGGCGGATCCCCAGGTCCTGTGCCTGCAGGCGCAGACCCGCTGCCGCCAGCAGGTGACGACCGGCATCCGGCAGCAGACCGAAGCGGTCAATCAGCTCAATTTTCAGCTCGGTCAGTTCGGTATCGCTGCGCGCGCTGGCAATCCGTTTGTAGAAGGAGAGGCGCATGTTTACATCCGGCAGGTAATCTTCCGGCAGCAGGGCCGGCATACGCAGCTCCACTTCGGTCTGGCTCTGCGTGAGATCTTCCAGTGACGGCTCTTTGCCGCTTTTCAGGGAATCAACCGCACTTTCCAGCATTTCCATATAGAGTGTGAAACCAACGCTGGCCATCTGGCCGCTCTGATCCTCGCCCAGCAGCTCACCCGCACCACGGATTTCCAGGTCATGAGTGGCGAGAGCAAATCCGGCTCCTAAATCTTCCAGAGAAGCAATTGCTTCCAGGCGTTTATGGGCATCGGTGGTCATGGCTTTCGGGTGTGGCGTCAGCAGATAAGCATAGGCCTGATGGTGTGAACGCCCGACACGGCCGCGCAGCTGATGCAGCTGTGCCAGCCCGAAATGATCGGCCCGTTCGATGATAATGGTATTGGCGCTGGGAATATCGATACCGGTTTCAATAATCGTGGTGCATACCAGCACATTAAAACGCTGATGGTGGAAATCGGTCATGACCCGTTCCAGCTCGCGCTCACGCATCTGTCCGTGGCCGACTGCCACACGGGCTTCCGGTACCAGTTCCGCAATACGGTTGCGGGCTTTTTCAATATTCTCCACATCATTGTAGAGATAATAGACCTGGCCGCCGCGCAGTACCTCACGCAGAATCGCCTCCCGCACCACCAGCTCATCATACTGACGGACAAAGGTTTTCACCGCCAGCCGTCTTGCCGGCGGGGTGGCGATAATAGAAAGGTCCCGCATGCCGCTCATCGCCATATTCAGGGTACGCGGAATCGGGGTGGCGGTGAGGGTCAGGATATCCACATTGGCGCGCATTGCCTTGATGCGCTCTTTATGGCGGACACCAAAGCGGTGCTCTTCGTCCACCACCAGCAGGCCGAGATCATGCCAGTGCACATCGCTCTGCAACAGCTTATGTGTGCCGATAATGATATCCACTTTTCCTTCTCTGGTATCATCCAGCACCTGCTGCTGCTCTTTGGCGCTGCGGAAACGGGACAGAACTTCAATCCGCACCGGCCAGTTGGCGAAACGGTCACGGAAGTTATCATAATGCTGCTGCGCGAGCAGAGTGGTCGGCACCAGCACAGCAACCTGCTTGTGGTTATGGACGGCGAGGAAGGCCGCCCGCATTGCGACCTCGGTTTTACCGAAACCGACATCACCGCACACCAGCCGGTCCATCGCCACCGGCTGACACATATCGCTCAGCACGGCATTAATAGCCTGCTCCTGATCCGGAGTGGTTTCAAACGGGAAAGACTGGCAAAACTCGCGGTACTGTTCGCGATCATGTTTAAAGGCAAAGCCGGGTTTGACGGCCCGCTGTGCATAAATATCCAGTAACTGTGCCGCCACATCGCGGACTTTTTCCGCTGCTTTCTGACGTGCTTTGCTCCAGGCTTCACCGCCGAGTTTATGCAGCGGGGCGCTTTCATCTGCCCCTCCGGCATAGCGGCTGATCAGATGCAGCGATGACACCGGGACATACAGTTTGTCTTCCCCGGCGTAGGTGAGGATCAGGTATTCTGCCTTGATCCCCCCGGCCTCCAGGGTGGTTAATCCCTGATAGCGGCCGACCCCGTGCTCCAGATGCACTACCGGCTGACCGGGGCGCAGTTCCGCGAGGTTGCGGATCAGGGTGTCGGTGTTAATTGTGCGGCGGGTGTCCTGGCGGCGGCGCACCACTCGCTCACCCAGCATATCGCTTTCGCAGATCAGGACGCGCTGACGGTCGTTATCAACAAAGCCGTGCTCAGCGGCACCGATCATGACATAAATACCCGGCACGGTAGCATCCGTCAGACTGCGGATTTCCGCCGGTTTGATTTTGATGCGCGCCAGCAGTTCCTGTACGCTTTCGCGCCGTCCCTCACTTTCCACCGAGAAAATCACGGCAGCCTCTGTGCTTTCCAGGAAGCGGCGCAGCGGGTCAAGCGGGGATTTCAGCTGCGGATTGACTTTCAGATCCGGCAGAGCGGTATAGCCGAGGTTGGTATTGGCGGCTTTGCGTGGCAGTTTGTCATTATTGAGCCGCACACGCGGCAGCGTTTTCATCTGCTGATTGAGTTCTTCCGGTGTCAGCCACAGCTGTGACGGCGGCAGTAACGGGCGCATCGGATCCACACCCCGGCTCTCAAAACGCTGTTGCACATCACGGCGGAAGCGGTCGGCGGATTCCTGTAAATCCTGGGTCACCAGCAGGGTGTTATCCGGCAGATAGTCAAACAGCGGTACCAGCGGTGCGGTGAAAAACAGCGGCTGCCAGTACTCGATACCGGCGGGCAGGGTACCTTTGCTGACCTGCTGATAAACATGCTCCGGGTCGCGGCGCACCTCAAAGGTTTCCCGCCACTGACTGCGGAACAGCTCGATAGCATCTTTATCCGTCGGGAATTCGTGAGCAGGCAGAAGATTGATCGCATTCACTTCATCGAGGGTGCGCTGGGTGTCGACATCAAAGGTGCGCAGGCTGTCGATTTCATCATCAAAGAAATCAATCCGGAACGGCAGTTCGCTGCCCATCGGAAACAGATCCAGCAATGCGCCGCGAATGGCAAACTCGCCGTGCTCCAGTACTTGTTCGACACTACGGTAGCCGCCCTGAACCAGCTCTTCACGCAGCTTATCCCGCGACAGCTTTTCCCCTTTGGCCATCACCAGCGCATGACTGGTGAGAAATTCAGGCGGACACACTTTCTGCATCAGTGTATTGACCGGCAGAATCAGTGCGCCTTTTTCGAGGGTCGGCAGACGGTATAATGTGGATAACCGGTTGGAGATAATCTCCTGGTGCGGCGAAAAACTGTCATACGGCAGGGTTTCCCAGTCGGCAAGGGTTTCTGCCGGGAGCGCGGTAAACTGGCGGATTTCATCCCGCAGCCGCAGGGCATTCTGCATATCGCGGGTCACCAGGATAACGGGGCCGTCGTGTTGTTCAATTATCGACGCGGTTTCCACCGCACAGGCTGCACCGGTCATTTCACCGAGCTGGCGGGTGTCTGCGGCACGGGCCGGGAGTTCATAGCGTGTTTTCAGCGACATTCGGTTTTCCATCGGGCTACGTGTTTCTGTCAGGTAACAAGGTTCTGCCATACCGGAGTGGCTTGTCCGGGCAATAAAAGGCCGCCGCGCTGCCGGTCCGGAGGTGGTCTGATACCGGCAACACGCTGACCGTCAATGAAAAAAAACTGCCGCAAACGGGCGGGAGTGGTTCCATTCATCAACCGGAGCCTTTATTATCCCTGAACACTTCGCTTTGGCAACAGGGGCGTTCAGATTTCATGTTTCAGTCTGTCTCATTTTTAATCGGTCTGCGTTACATGCGGGGACGCGGCACGGATCGCTTTGCCCGTTTTGTCTCGCTGCTTTCCGCCATCGGCATCACGCTGGGGGTGACAGCACTTATCACCGTGACATCCGTGATGAACGGTTTTGAACGCTCATTGCAGCAGAGTATCCTCGATTTTATGCCGCAGGCGGTAATCACCACCGGAAACGGCGTGCTGGATCCGCAGACACATCCGGTCTCACAATTAGCCGGGCTGCGTGATGTGGTAAAAACCGCCCCGATTGTCACCGGTGATGTGGTATTGCAGAGCACCGGCAATGTGGGGATCGCCTCCGTGACCGGAATTGATCCGCTGGGGGATGAACCGCTGATGAATTATCTGGTGAATACCCGGCCATCCGACCTGGCGGCAGGTCAGTATCATGTGGTGGTCGGCGAAGGCGTGGCGAAACGCATGGGGCTTAAACGCGGGGATAGTGTCCGTATCCTGGTGCCGAATGTGTCGCAGCTGACGCCGATGGGACGCATCCCGAGCCAGCGCCTGTTCACCGTGGCGGGCTTTTTTTCCTCCGGCAGTGAATCCGATAACACCCAGGTGCTGATGAATCAGGAGGATGCGGCACGTCTGATGCGCTATCCGGCGGGTAATATCACCGGCTGGCGTCTCTATCTGTCACAGCCGTTACAGGTGGACAGCCTCAGTCAGCAGACATTACCGGAAGGGCTGGTCTGGACAGACTGGCGCGTGCAGAAAGGTGAGTTTTTCCAGGCTGTGCGCATGGAGAAAAATATGATGGGGCTGCTGCTCAGCCTGATTATCGCCGTGGCCGCGTTTAATATCATTACCTCACTGGCCTTGCTGGTGATGGAAAAACAGACCGAAGTGGCCATCCTGAAAACCCTGGGAATGACACGCGGCAAAATTATGCTGATCTTTATGATTCAGGGCGCGGGGGCAGGGATCCTCGGCTCGGTGATCGGCGTTCTGCTGGGCACACTGCTATCGTCACAACTGAATATTCTGATGCCGCTGCTGGGGCTGATCCCGAAAGGAATCGCGCTGCCGACGGTCATTGAGCCGCTGCGCGTCATCACTATCGGCGCGGCTGCCATGCTTATCTCTTTATTATCCACACTCTGGCCTGCGTGGCGGGCGGCAGCGGTACAACCCGCGGAGGCTTTACGTTATGAGTGAGTTATTACTGGCATGTCGTCAGTTATGCAAATCTTATCATGAGGGCACAGTGGAAACTGATGTCCTGAAACAGGTTAATTTTGAACTCCGGCGCGGGGATATGCTGGCGATTGTCGGCAGTTCCGGTTCAGGGAAAAGTACGCTGCTGCATCTGCTCGGCGGGCTGGATTCCCCGACCTCCGGTGAGGTGATTTTTAACGGCACGGCACTTTCCGCCATGAGCCAGAACGCTCTGTCGGCGCTGCGTAATCAGGAAATGGGCTTTATCTATCAGTTCCACCATCTTCTGCCGGACTTCACGGCGGCGGAAAACGTGGCGATGCCGCTGCTGATCGGCGGTATGGCGCGGGATAAAGCGCTGGCACAGGCGGGGGAGATGCTGGAGCGGGTTGGTGTGGCAGCGCGTGCCCATCATCGTCCGTCTGAGCTCTCCGGCGGGGAGCGTCAGCGGGTGGCGATTGCCCGTGCGCTGGTGAATAAACCGTCACTGGTTCTGGCGGATGAACCGACCGGTAACTTAGATCAGCGCAATGCGCAGAGCATTTTTGATTTGTTATCCGAACTGAATAAAACCCTCGGCACAGCCTTCCTGGTGGTTACCCATGACCTCGCCCTGGCGGCGAAAATGGGGCGGCAGATGGAAATGCGCGACGGTATTCTGAATGCACAGCCGGAGACGGCGCTATGAATGCACTACCGCTGTCATTACTGACTGCGCTGCGTTTCAGCAAAGGGCGGAAACGGGCGGGAATGGTCTCGCTGATTTCCGTTATTTCCACCCTGGGGATCACGCTCGGGGTGGCGGTACTGATTATCGGGCTGAGTGCCATGAACGGCTTTGAGCGTGAGCTGGAGAACCGGGTACTTTCCGTGGTGCCGCAGGGGCAGATTTCCACTGTTGAGCAGCCGTTTGATACCTGGGCGCAGAGCCTGCTGCGGATCAAAAATACTCCGGGTGTGGTGGCCGCCAGCCCGTATATTGAATTTACCGGGCTGGCAGAAAAAGGCAGTAAATTACAGGCCATGCAACTAATGGGTGTGGATCCGGTCACTCAGAAATTGGTGAGCGGATTGCCGGAATTTGTGGCGGATAATGCATGGGCGGATTTTCAGGCCGGGAAAAATCAGATAATCCTTGGTGACGGCGCGGCAAAATCCCTCGGTGTTGCGCAGGGTGACTGGCTCACCATCATGATCCCGAATCACGACAGCACGGAGCGCCTGTTACAACCGAAACGTATCCGTTTGCAGGTCGCGGGGATTTTCCGCTTAAGCGGCATGCTGGATCACAGGCTGGCGCTGCTGCCGCTGGAAGATGCACAGCAGTACCTGGATTACGGTGAGGGTGTCACCGGGATTGAAATCCGCACGGATAATGTTTTCAATGCCAATGACGTGGTTCTGCGGGCGGCGGAAGCCAGCCGTGAACATGTCTTTTATAAAAGCTGGATCAACGAATACGGCTATATGTACAGCGACATTCAGTTAGTGCGCAGTATTATGTATCTGGCCATGATTCTGGTGATTGGTGTGGCGTGCTTCAATATCGTTTCCACCCTGATTATTGCCGTGAAAGATAAAAGCGGGGATATCGCCATTTTGCGCACTCTTGGTGCGAAAGACAGCCTGATCCGCTCCATTTTCCTCTGGTACGGACTGCTGACCGGCATGGTCGGCTGTATCAGCGGGGCGGTTCTCGGCACACTGGCGGCGCTGAATCTGACACCGCTTATCCGCGGTATTGAATTTCTTATCGGGCACAAACTGTTGTCCGGCGATGTCTATTTTATTGATTTTCTGCCGTCGGAGCTGCGGCTGACCGATCTGCTGTATGTGGTCTTAACCACCATTGTGCTGAGCCTGCTGGCAAGCTGGTATCCGGCGAGACGCGCCTGCCGCCTTGAACCGGCACGTATTCTGAGCGGGCAGTAAAGCCCGCAGGAATTGTAATGATTTTTGAATCCGAAGTGCGGATGCATTACCCTGAACGGAGACAGTGATGAACAAAGGCCGGATTATGCGCAGAACGCACCGATTAAGAAAGTTACGCAAACAGCGGCGGATCCTGCGCCAGCGTTTTCACTTACGCTTTTTCTATCGCGATAAATGGATGGCCGGAAAAATGGATCAGTTTAAACCTAAAATTGTTGTGCTGACCGGCGCGGGTATCTCCGCCGAGTCCGGGATCCGGACATTCCGTTCGGAAGACGGGCTGTGGGAAGAGCACAACATCGAGGATGTGGCGACGCCGGAAGGCTATGCCCGCAATCCGCGTCTGGTGCAGCAGTTTTACAATGACCGCCGCCGCCAGTTACAGTCCCCTGACGTGCAGCCGAACCCGGCACATCTCGCCCTGGCGGAGCTGGAACAGGTGCTGGGGGATAACTTCCTGCTGGTCACCCAGAATATTGATAACTTGCATGAGCGGGCAGGTAGTCAGCGGATTATTCATATGCACGGCGAGTTGCTGAAAATTCGCTGTGCGATGTCCGGACAGGTTCAGTCGTGCACCGGTGACCTGTCAGCGGATGAGCGCTGCCACTGTTGTCAGTTCCCGTCACCGCTGCGGCCGCATATTGTCTGGTTCGGTGAAATGCCGTTCGGCATGGATGAAATCTATCAGGCACTGAATGATGCGGATATCTTTATCGCCATCGGTACCTCCGGGCATGTCTATCCGGCGGCCGGGTTTGTCCATGAGGCACGGCTGTGCGGGGCACATACAGTGGAACTCAATCTGGAACCGAGTAAGGTGCAGAGTGAGTTTGAGGAGTGTCACTACGGTCCTGCCGGGCAGGTGGTGCCGGAGTATGTCCGTCAGCTGCTGGCGCAGATTAACAACACTAAATCTGATTTGACGCAATAACTCAATTTATGTTTCCCCGATAATAAGAAATCAATGTTATTGGGGGAACACATGGATAAGTTATTAGAGCGCTTTTTCGGTTATGTCTCTTTTGACACGCAGTCGAAGCCGTCAGCCAAGCTGACACCAAGCAGCGACGGTCAGTTAAGGCTGGCGCGTGCTCTGGAAAAAGAGCTGAAAACGCTGGGGTTATCAGATGTCTCGCTGGATGATAACGGCTGCGTGATGGCAACGTTACCGGCGAATGTTGACTGGCCGGTACCGGTTATCGGTTTTATTTCTCACCTTGATACCTCACCGGATTTCTCCGGGCGTAATGTGAATCCTCAGGTTCTGGAAAATTACCGTGGTGGTGATATCGCACTCGGCATCGGCGATGAAGTGCTGTCGCCGGTAATGTTCCCGGTGCTGCACACCATGCTGGGTAAAACCCTGATTATGACCGACGGTAAAACCCTGCTGGGTGCGGATGACAAAGCCGGTATCGCAGAAATCATCACTGCCATGGTACGTCTGAAAAACAGTGATATTCCGCACGGTGATATCCGCATTGCCTTCACGCCGGATGAAGAAATCGGCCGTGGCGCGCAGTATGTGGATCTGAAAAAATTCGGTGCGCAGTGGGCTTATACCGTTGATGGCGGTGGTGTCGGTGAGCTGGAATATGAAAACTTCAATGCGGCGGCAGTTGCCATCCGTATTGAGGGCAATAACGTGCATCCGGGCAGTGCCAAAGGTGTGATGGTGAACGCGCTGTCACTGGCAACCCGCATCCACAGCGAATTACCGCCGGAAGAAACGCCGGAAAATACCGAAGGGTATGAAGGTTTCTATCATCTGCAAAGCATCAAAGGCACGGTTGAACGCGCGGAAATGAACTATATCATCCGTGATTTTGACCGTAACAATTTTGAAAAACGCAAAAGCAATATGATTGCGATTGCCGAGAAAGTCGGTAAAGGTCTGCATCCGGACTGCTATATCGAGCTGACGATTGATGACAGCTATTACAATATGCGCGACCATGTGGTGAAACACCCGCATGTGATTGAACTGGCCAAACAGGCAATGATTGACTGCGATATTGAACCGGATATCAAACCTATTCGTGGTGGTACTGACGGTGCGCAACTCTCTTACCGTGGTCTGCCGTGCCCGAATCTGTTTACCGGTGGTTATAACTTCCACAGTAAACACGAGTTTATCTCACTGGAAGGCATGGAACAGGCAGTTTCCGTGATTATGCGGATTGCAGAATTAACTGCACTGGATATGAAGAAATAAATAATTCACATATCAATTAAATATTATAAAGGCCATCTTGCATAAGATGGCTTTTTTATTAAATAAACTGACTTAAATAAACAGTAAGATTATTATGTTGATGTGATTTTTTATCACTCACTGATTAATCTTTGTTTTGTGTTTGTTTATCTCCTGCTGGTATAGTCATCCGCTTGTCAATATTTAGTGTATGATTATATCTGTTCAGATAATACATGTCATAAGAAACATATATTTGTTGAATATTTAAAAGGTAATTTTTATGTCTTTATTTAAAAGAAAGTTAATTATTTCATCCTTACTTTTATTTTCCTTTAATGCATTCTCTGCGGATGGTGATGTTAATGAAATCGCTCCGGAAGTCGACGTCGATCCCAAAGAAATAACAGGGAATATCAGATTTACAGGGAAAATCACTGACTCAAGCTGTGATATTACACTAAAAGATAAAGATGTTTATCTGGGCGAGCATTCAGTCGCTAAACTGAAGAAAAATGATGACAGAACGGAAGAAAAAGCCTTTGATATTTCTCTGATTAACTGTTCATTAGCAATGACATCGCTGAAAATCAAAATGGAGGGCACGGCGCATGCAGACAATGCAACGCTGTATGCATTGGATGCCAATGAAAAAAGTGCCGGAAAAGTAGGGATCAGCATTGCGACTGCTGAAGGGCAGCAGGTAACGCCGGCAGGTGGCTATCGTGATATTCTGCTAAAGGCCGATTCCCGTGATTATACTCTGAATTATACCGCAGCGTATCAGGCTACCGGCCTGGCAACACCGGGTGAAGGTAATGCAACGGTGAATTACACTGTTTCTTATGAGT is a genomic window containing:
- a CDS encoding pyridoxal phosphate-dependent aminotransferase → MDRRSFLKSTGIALGGLTAASLVTTSQAATGTVSPTTKAAPLSAENPLLLNFNENSLGMSPKARQAIIDALPGAFRYPDAAREALIEQIAAHFSLTPEHISLGNGSSETIQAAVQMLVADAQKKQQPVQLIVPDPTFNYAELYAEPLGVNIVKVPLKADLSFDLTAMQAIADNFAGHSVIYICNPNNPTAMITPASQLAQWVNQAPPQQNFIIDEAYAEFVSDPQFKSAVEWVAAGKSNIIVTRTFSKIFALAGLRVGYGISVPAVTEQVNIFNSIDNTNIAGAVSALASLNDKPFIDYSRHSTDVSREIVVAALKELNLPYAPSQANFIFHKVTGDVKTYQQRMKENHIMVGREFPPVTGWSRLTLGTPEEMQQFVAVLKQFRQKGWV
- the lolE gene encoding lipoprotein-releasing ABC transporter permease subunit LolE, whose amino-acid sequence is MNALPLSLLTALRFSKGRKRAGMVSLISVISTLGITLGVAVLIIGLSAMNGFERELENRVLSVVPQGQISTVEQPFDTWAQSLLRIKNTPGVVAASPYIEFTGLAEKGSKLQAMQLMGVDPVTQKLVSGLPEFVADNAWADFQAGKNQIILGDGAAKSLGVAQGDWLTIMIPNHDSTERLLQPKRIRLQVAGIFRLSGMLDHRLALLPLEDAQQYLDYGEGVTGIEIRTDNVFNANDVVLRAAEASREHVFYKSWINEYGYMYSDIQLVRSIMYLAMILVIGVACFNIVSTLIIAVKDKSGDIAILRTLGAKDSLIRSIFLWYGLLTGMVGCISGAVLGTLAALNLTPLIRGIEFLIGHKLLSGDVYFIDFLPSELRLTDLLYVVLTTIVLSLLASWYPARRACRLEPARILSGQ
- the umoD gene encoding UmoD family flagellar biogenesis regulator; translation: MLLFVIFAVIISFAVTKNKHPAVAEVLSSEPIMATVPVRHEYCDLTTMPGPYKRELLDIVHPTEQVCTPYLLYETLLHAPKVYGGPTYRSCTTAYTYEHRIVGYDVVYRINDTVGKVRINYNPGDVMPVDNTGRLIILPGLNTVK
- the lolC gene encoding lipoprotein-releasing ABC transporter permease subunit LolC, whose translation is MFQSVSFLIGLRYMRGRGTDRFARFVSLLSAIGITLGVTALITVTSVMNGFERSLQQSILDFMPQAVITTGNGVLDPQTHPVSQLAGLRDVVKTAPIVTGDVVLQSTGNVGIASVTGIDPLGDEPLMNYLVNTRPSDLAAGQYHVVVGEGVAKRMGLKRGDSVRILVPNVSQLTPMGRIPSQRLFTVAGFFSSGSESDNTQVLMNQEDAARLMRYPAGNITGWRLYLSQPLQVDSLSQQTLPEGLVWTDWRVQKGEFFQAVRMEKNMMGLLLSLIIAVAAFNIITSLALLVMEKQTEVAILKTLGMTRGKIMLIFMIQGAGAGILGSVIGVLLGTLLSSQLNILMPLLGLIPKGIALPTVIEPLRVITIGAAAMLISLLSTLWPAWRAAAVQPAEALRYE
- the mfd gene encoding transcription-repair coupling factor, producing the protein MSLKTRYELPARAADTRQLGEMTGAACAVETASIIEQHDGPVILVTRDMQNALRLRDEIRQFTALPAETLADWETLPYDSFSPHQEIISNRLSTLYRLPTLEKGALILPVNTLMQKVCPPEFLTSHALVMAKGEKLSRDKLREELVQGGYRSVEQVLEHGEFAIRGALLDLFPMGSELPFRIDFFDDEIDSLRTFDVDTQRTLDEVNAINLLPAHEFPTDKDAIELFRSQWRETFEVRRDPEHVYQQVSKGTLPAGIEYWQPLFFTAPLVPLFDYLPDNTLLVTQDLQESADRFRRDVQQRFESRGVDPMRPLLPPSQLWLTPEELNQQMKTLPRVRLNNDKLPRKAANTNLGYTALPDLKVNPQLKSPLDPLRRFLESTEAAVIFSVESEGRRESVQELLARIKIKPAEIRSLTDATVPGIYVMIGAAEHGFVDNDRQRVLICESDMLGERVVRRRQDTRRTINTDTLIRNLAELRPGQPVVHLEHGVGRYQGLTTLEAGGIKAEYLILTYAGEDKLYVPVSSLHLISRYAGGADESAPLHKLGGEAWSKARQKAAEKVRDVAAQLLDIYAQRAVKPGFAFKHDREQYREFCQSFPFETTPDQEQAINAVLSDMCQPVAMDRLVCGDVGFGKTEVAMRAAFLAVHNHKQVAVLVPTTLLAQQHYDNFRDRFANWPVRIEVLSRFRSAKEQQQVLDDTREGKVDIIIGTHKLLQSDVHWHDLGLLVVDEEHRFGVRHKERIKAMRANVDILTLTATPIPRTLNMAMSGMRDLSIIATPPARRLAVKTFVRQYDELVVREAILREVLRGGQVYYLYNDVENIEKARNRIAELVPEARVAVGHGQMRERELERVMTDFHHQRFNVLVCTTIIETGIDIPSANTIIIERADHFGLAQLHQLRGRVGRSHHQAYAYLLTPHPKAMTTDAHKRLEAIASLEDLGAGFALATHDLEIRGAGELLGEDQSGQMASVGFTLYMEMLESAVDSLKSGKEPSLEDLTQSQTEVELRMPALLPEDYLPDVNMRLSFYKRIASARSDTELTELKIELIDRFGLLPDAGRHLLAAAGLRLQAQDLGIRRIEAQEKGGFVEFSEKNHVDPAYLIGLLQNNPKQYRLDGPSKLKFICDLTDRTKRIEFIADLLTAFAAHPV
- the lolD gene encoding lipoprotein-releasing ABC transporter ATP-binding protein LolD encodes the protein MSELLLACRQLCKSYHEGTVETDVLKQVNFELRRGDMLAIVGSSGSGKSTLLHLLGGLDSPTSGEVIFNGTALSAMSQNALSALRNQEMGFIYQFHHLLPDFTAAENVAMPLLIGGMARDKALAQAGEMLERVGVAARAHHRPSELSGGERQRVAIARALVNKPSLVLADEPTGNLDQRNAQSIFDLLSELNKTLGTAFLVVTHDLALAAKMGRQMEMRDGILNAQPETAL